A stretch of the Nothobranchius furzeri strain GRZ-AD chromosome 5, NfurGRZ-RIMD1, whole genome shotgun sequence genome encodes the following:
- the phospho1 gene encoding probable phosphatase phospho1 isoform X1 produces the protein MGDSIFNCCYVPPQPPGEEEPLRRADIMASSSARIPSDKRFIIFFDFDETIVDETSDDMVVQAAPGHHLPGWLKDTYQPGRYNEYMQRVLAYLAEHGVTESDLRSIMEKIPATPGMLTLFQFLRARPSQDFEIVLVSDANTFFIESWLRRFGFRQLFHRIFTNPATFNKDGRLVMRPFHSHDCLRCPDNMCKQAIVRDYVARRTQERGRPYQRVFYVGDGANDFCPALSLGPRDIAFPRRDFPMHRLITETHEAMPGEFKAVTVPWASGEDVVKRLRKLVAE, from the coding sequence ATGGGGGATTCAATCTTCAACTGCTGTTATGTCCCACCTCAACCTCCAGGTGAGGAAGAACCTCTCAGGCGTGCAGACATCATGGCATCCAGTTCTGCCCGCATCCCCTCAGACAAgcgcttcatcatcttctttgacTTTGACGAGACCATCGTGGATGAAACCAGTGATGACATGGTGGTGCAGGCCGCTCCGGGTCATCACCTGCCCGGCTGGCTGAAGGATACCTACCAGCCCGGCCGCTACAACGAGTACATGCAGCGCGTTCTGGCCTACCTGGCGGAACATGGTGTCACAGAGAGCGACTTGCGCAGCATCATGGAGAAGATCCCTGCCACCCCGGGGATGCTCACCCTCTTCCAGTTCCTCCGTGCCCGGCCTTCACAGGACTTTGAGATAGTCCTAGTGTCTGACGCCAACACCTTCTTCATCGAATCGTGGCTCAGGCGCTTTGGGTTCCGTCAGCTCTTCCACCGGATCTTCACCAACCCGGCCACGTTTAACAAGGACGGTCGGCTCGTCATGAGGCCTTTCCACTCCCACGACTGCCTGCGGTGCCCCGATAACATGTGCAAGCAGGCGATCGTGAGGGACTACGTGGCGCGCAGGACACAGGAGCGAGGCCGACCCTACCAGAGGGTCTTCTACGTGGGTGACGGAGCCAACGACTTCTGCCCAGCTCTTTCCCTTGGGCCCCGAGACATAGCCTTCCCACGGAGGGACTTCCCCATGCACCGGCTGATCACGGAGACCCACGAAGCCATGCCTGGGGAGTTCAAAGCTGTGACAGTGCCCTGGGCCAGCGGGGAGGATGTGGTGAAGCGGCTCAGGAAACTAGTGGCAGAGTAG
- the phospho1 gene encoding probable phosphatase phospho1 isoform X2 has protein sequence MASSSARIPSDKRFIIFFDFDETIVDETSDDMVVQAAPGHHLPGWLKDTYQPGRYNEYMQRVLAYLAEHGVTESDLRSIMEKIPATPGMLTLFQFLRARPSQDFEIVLVSDANTFFIESWLRRFGFRQLFHRIFTNPATFNKDGRLVMRPFHSHDCLRCPDNMCKQAIVRDYVARRTQERGRPYQRVFYVGDGANDFCPALSLGPRDIAFPRRDFPMHRLITETHEAMPGEFKAVTVPWASGEDVVKRLRKLVAE, from the coding sequence ATGGCATCCAGTTCTGCCCGCATCCCCTCAGACAAgcgcttcatcatcttctttgacTTTGACGAGACCATCGTGGATGAAACCAGTGATGACATGGTGGTGCAGGCCGCTCCGGGTCATCACCTGCCCGGCTGGCTGAAGGATACCTACCAGCCCGGCCGCTACAACGAGTACATGCAGCGCGTTCTGGCCTACCTGGCGGAACATGGTGTCACAGAGAGCGACTTGCGCAGCATCATGGAGAAGATCCCTGCCACCCCGGGGATGCTCACCCTCTTCCAGTTCCTCCGTGCCCGGCCTTCACAGGACTTTGAGATAGTCCTAGTGTCTGACGCCAACACCTTCTTCATCGAATCGTGGCTCAGGCGCTTTGGGTTCCGTCAGCTCTTCCACCGGATCTTCACCAACCCGGCCACGTTTAACAAGGACGGTCGGCTCGTCATGAGGCCTTTCCACTCCCACGACTGCCTGCGGTGCCCCGATAACATGTGCAAGCAGGCGATCGTGAGGGACTACGTGGCGCGCAGGACACAGGAGCGAGGCCGACCCTACCAGAGGGTCTTCTACGTGGGTGACGGAGCCAACGACTTCTGCCCAGCTCTTTCCCTTGGGCCCCGAGACATAGCCTTCCCACGGAGGGACTTCCCCATGCACCGGCTGATCACGGAGACCCACGAAGCCATGCCTGGGGAGTTCAAAGCTGTGACAGTGCCCTGGGCCAGCGGGGAGGATGTGGTGAAGCGGCTCAGGAAACTAGTGGCAGAGTAG